A region from the Musa acuminata AAA Group cultivar baxijiao chromosome BXJ1-10, Cavendish_Baxijiao_AAA, whole genome shotgun sequence genome encodes:
- the LOC103969733 gene encoding uncharacterized protein LOC103969733 isoform X1: MLSTENPAGPSCSSKLPAVRTLVRASPDSIPSQERDPVVLQERRIPNFSVRDYVFTSRSKGIEASWPFAAQFLQPYLKHGVNDLLPPFENPDTVRTQSLCKVAQLVQPAACSKPERIAAHFDVLEPADAGPSDGALASVLQDPTINPSPEDGKSAFCRGFTVNELSHSDDGTSQTMRTPQQAKEISSRISGLPCLVSLSGSSSKAQFQPEVIDLGKTPEKLCEPLEKKNRLIPKLDTILETSKAEDLAEMHSIALNVCPVCRIFSCTLITTLNAHMDQCLSMGSNSKAAMSNVPKHRVKPRKRRLMMDIYATSCHFTLEDLDKRNGTSWASELSLIAAPVNSFCAAHTKRPEVSPTDSTNNGNGAVSADPNGVKLRILSKFKGQKLSKENFKLRKHAKEPKENKDKHFASKHLENKKLKAQKQQLISLNMLQSQIQAAAQVDCETENHQKSDKSPSHVSDSGDHEKRADILQKMNKKENCSTLEDMESITSELQSINGNLTGSPGTERVNFLHNPVHSMDESKRDSPELPSSSRWPSEGANLANGIILKLSRSSGSLICSSVMKSKETDMATWEDSDSNSNSKMVLSRSCCSLLKDETNTTSKKNTVVRSRVCLQPRKLGAIEKPFISKKLQKHRTDMKKGKNSPSNSAGVCSPTVNIHLLRTRETGTMGSHQSYTPSSITMFGGEDMNDVSPSRRNDTEHLNIVEEQKSNTSNNLSSGAECSDTEIETSDSGDYATRISMIKAVPENSEKAELPFSTKSGSPSCVEHAQTTSEIEAHAEQLKQAFDEQQRFSGEGSSIDIGNQEIQAKKDCCTIQLKECQAETLSVQESSGCLTGHGDEGLEMPEKNSSIDSVRMKAIFFKNLSSEGEPSGSPVSTDSKSQVSDVEPLSIAVNTRESIHLATPSAESIEATQDRNLKNWKQENSNIRPPHQSVSVKSSLDFAVKISSPRPSHQSQIHSVSSPILRLMGKNLMVVNHEEIVQPQTTALDCTQQVNHCASSNNHLKHEISPYQHNQLSSGSPAIGSGLPMGDHQMPLDLPSTSVGGFAWASLQNGCRDQQTQQRKSSTKLTSSHHTLDKVIVIDCSPKHEADLKGCLSNSTSTLPNRPLSCYPLQHHIRDYPRI; encoded by the exons ATGTTATCCACTGAAAACCCTGCAGGTCCTTCGTGTTCCTCCAAGCTTCCAGCAGTGAGAACTCTTGTGAGGGCTTCTCCCGACAGCATTCCCTCCCAAGAGAGAGATCCTGTAGTCCTTCAAGAGAGAAGAATCCCAAATTTCTCTGTAAG AGATTATGTTTTTACATCACGGAGTAAAGGAATTGAGGCTTCTTGGCCATTCGCTGCACAGTTCTTGCAACCTTACTTGAAGCACGGTGTCAATGATTTATTGCCACCATTCGAGAACCCTGATACAGTGAGAACTCAGAGTCTCTGCAAGGTAGCACAATTGGTTCAGCCTGCTGCTTGTTCAAAGCCAGAAAGAATTGCAGCACACTTTGATGTTCTTGAGCCTGCAGATGCTGGTCCTTCTGATGGAGCACTTGCTAGCGTTCTACAGGATCCAACCATAAATCCATCACCAGAAGACGGGAAGTCTGCATTTTGTCGAGGATTTACTGTGAATGAGCTGAGTCATAGTGATGATGGAACTTCTCAGACAATGAGAACACCTCAACAAGCTAAAGAGATTTCAAGCCGGATCAGTGGACTTCCGTGCTTGGTATCATTAAGCGGAAGCTCCTCCAAAGCACAGTTTCAGCCAGAGGTTATTGATCTTGGCAAGACTCCTGAGAAGTTGTGTGAACCTTTGGAAAAGAAGAACAGGTTGATACCCAAATTGGATACCATCTTGGAGACTAGTAAAGCAGAAGATCTTGCAGAAATGCATTCTATAGCTTTGAATGTTTGCCCTGTTTGCAGAATATTTTCCTGCACTTTAATCACCACTTTGAATGCTCATATGGACCAGTGTCTTTCCATGGGGTCTAACTCTAAGGCGGCGATGAGTAATGTTCCCAAACATAGAGTGAAGCCAAGAAAGAGGAGGTTGATGATGGATATCTATGCCACTTCTTGCCATTTCACTCTTGAAGACCTCGATAAGAGGAATGGTACAAGCTGGGCTTCTGAACTATCACTAATTGCAGCACCAGTTAATAGCTTTTGTGCTGCTCACACCAAAAGGCCAGAGGTGTCACCAACTGATTCTACAAATAATGGAAATGGAGCAGTTTCTGCCGATCCAAATGGTGTAAAACTTAGGATTTTATCTAAATTCAAAGGTCAAAAATTGTCAAAGGAGAACTTTAAGTTGAGGAAGCATGCAAAAGAACCAAAGGAAAACAAGGATAAGCATTTTGCATCGAAACACTTGGAAAATAAGAAACTGAAGGCACAGAAACAGCAATTGATCTCATTGAATATGCTGCAGTCACAG ATTCAAGCTGCAGCCCAAGTAGATTGTGAGACAGAGAATCATCAGAAGAGTGATAAGTCTCCATCACATGTATCAGATTCAGGAGACCATGAAAAAAGAGCAGATATCCTGCAAAAAatgaacaaaaaggagaattgtAGTACCTTGGAGGATATGGAATCTATAACCAGCGAACTCCAGTCCATTAATGGAAACTTGACTGGTTCTCCAGGGACAGAGAGAGTTAATTTCCTGCATAATCCAGTTCATAGCATGGATGAAAGTAAGAGAGATTCCCCTGAACTACCTTCAAGTTCCAGATGGCCTTCTGAAGGTGCTAATTTGGCAAATGGTATTATCCTGAAATTGTCAAGATCATCAGGGAGCTTGATATGCTCATCAGTAATGAAATCAAAAGAGACTGACATGGCAACTTGGGAGGATTCTGATAGCAATTCGAACAGCAAAATGGTTCTTTCAAGGAGTTGCTGTTCATTGTTGAAGGATGAAACGAACACAACTTCGAAGAAGAATACTGTCGTAAGGAGTCGAGTTTGTTTGCAACCTAGGAAACTTGGAGCAATTGAGAAACCATTTATCTCTAAAAAGCTTCAAAAGCACAGGACTGAtatgaaaaaaggaaaaaactcaCCATCTAACAGTGCGGGTGTGTGTAGTCCTACTGTTAATATTCACCTTCTTAGAACAAGAGAGACAGGAACAATGGGATCTCATCAATCTTATACTCCAAGTAGTATTACAATGTTTGGAGGAGAGGACATGAATGATGTATCACCAAGCAGAAGAAATGATACAGAACATTTAAACATAGTGGAAGAGCAGAAAAGCAATACTTCGAATAATCTTTCTTCAGGAGCCGAATGTTCTGACACTGAAATCGAAACTTCTGACTCTGGAGATTATGCGACTAGAATTTCCATGATCAAAGCTGTTCCTGAAAACTCAGAAAAGGCTGAACTACCTTTCAGCACCAAGTCGGGTTCTCCTTCATGTGTAGAACATGCACAGACTACATCTGAAATTGAAGCCCATGCAGAACAATTGAAGCAAGCATTTGATGAGCAACAGAGGTTTTCTGGTGAAGGATCATCAATTGACATTGGAAACCAAGAGATCCAAGCCAAAAAAGATTGTTGCACAATTCAGCTTAAAGAATGTCAGGCTGAGACTCTTTCAGTTCAGGAGTCTAGTGGTTGTTTGACTGGTCATGGTGATGAGGGGCTTGAAATGCCTGAAAAGAATTCATCAATTGACTCTGTTAGAATGAAAGcaatttttttcaagaatttgtCCAGTGAAGGGGAACCATCTGGATCACCTGTGTCAACTGATTCGAAATCCCAAGTTTCAGATGTAGAACCATTGTCCATAGCTGTTAATACCCGAGAGAGTATACATTTAGCAACTCCATCTGCAGAAAGCATTGAAGCAACTCAAGATAGGAACTTGAAGAATTGGAAACAAGAAAACTCAAACATCAGACCACCACATCAGTCAGTTTCCGTGAAAAGTTCACTAGATTTTGCTGTCAAGATATCTTCACCTAGGCCATCACATCAATCACAGATTCATTCTGTTTCCAGTCCTATACTAAGGTTGATGGGCAAAAATTTGATGGTGGTGAACCATGAAGAGATTGTGCAACCTCAAACTACTGCATTGGATTGCACACAACAGGTGAATCATTGTGCTTCCAGCAACAATCACTTGAAGCATGAGATTTCTCCATATCAGCATAATCAGCTTTCGAGTGGATCTCCAGCCATTGGCTCAGGTTTACCAATGGGTGATCACCAGATGCCCCTAGATCTCCCTAGCACCTCAGTTGGTGGCTTTGCATGGGCTTCACTGCAAAATGGTTGTAGGGATCAACAAACTCAGCAGAGGAAATCGAGTAcaaagctcacctcatctcatcataCACTGGACAAGGTGATTGTGATCGATTGCTCACCCAAGCATGAGGCTGATCTAAAAGGCTGCCTATCAAATTCGACAAGCACTTTGCCTAATAGGCCATTGTCCTGCTATCCATTGCAACATCATATTAGAGATTACCCAAGAATCTAG
- the LOC103969733 gene encoding uncharacterized protein LOC103969733 isoform X2 produces MRTPQQAKEISSRISGLPCLVSLSGSSSKAQFQPEVIDLGKTPEKLCEPLEKKNRLIPKLDTILETSKAEDLAEMHSIALNVCPVCRIFSCTLITTLNAHMDQCLSMGSNSKAAMSNVPKHRVKPRKRRLMMDIYATSCHFTLEDLDKRNGTSWASELSLIAAPVNSFCAAHTKRPEVSPTDSTNNGNGAVSADPNGVKLRILSKFKGQKLSKENFKLRKHAKEPKENKDKHFASKHLENKKLKAQKQQLISLNMLQSQIQAAAQVDCETENHQKSDKSPSHVSDSGDHEKRADILQKMNKKENCSTLEDMESITSELQSINGNLTGSPGTERVNFLHNPVHSMDESKRDSPELPSSSRWPSEGANLANGIILKLSRSSGSLICSSVMKSKETDMATWEDSDSNSNSKMVLSRSCCSLLKDETNTTSKKNTVVRSRVCLQPRKLGAIEKPFISKKLQKHRTDMKKGKNSPSNSAGVCSPTVNIHLLRTRETGTMGSHQSYTPSSITMFGGEDMNDVSPSRRNDTEHLNIVEEQKSNTSNNLSSGAECSDTEIETSDSGDYATRISMIKAVPENSEKAELPFSTKSGSPSCVEHAQTTSEIEAHAEQLKQAFDEQQRFSGEGSSIDIGNQEIQAKKDCCTIQLKECQAETLSVQESSGCLTGHGDEGLEMPEKNSSIDSVRMKAIFFKNLSSEGEPSGSPVSTDSKSQVSDVEPLSIAVNTRESIHLATPSAESIEATQDRNLKNWKQENSNIRPPHQSVSVKSSLDFAVKISSPRPSHQSQIHSVSSPILRLMGKNLMVVNHEEIVQPQTTALDCTQQVNHCASSNNHLKHEISPYQHNQLSSGSPAIGSGLPMGDHQMPLDLPSTSVGGFAWASLQNGCRDQQTQQRKSSTKLTSSHHTLDKVIVIDCSPKHEADLKGCLSNSTSTLPNRPLSCYPLQHHIRDYPRI; encoded by the exons ATGAGAACACCTCAACAAGCTAAAGAGATTTCAAGCCGGATCAGTGGACTTCCGTGCTTGGTATCATTAAGCGGAAGCTCCTCCAAAGCACAGTTTCAGCCAGAGGTTATTGATCTTGGCAAGACTCCTGAGAAGTTGTGTGAACCTTTGGAAAAGAAGAACAGGTTGATACCCAAATTGGATACCATCTTGGAGACTAGTAAAGCAGAAGATCTTGCAGAAATGCATTCTATAGCTTTGAATGTTTGCCCTGTTTGCAGAATATTTTCCTGCACTTTAATCACCACTTTGAATGCTCATATGGACCAGTGTCTTTCCATGGGGTCTAACTCTAAGGCGGCGATGAGTAATGTTCCCAAACATAGAGTGAAGCCAAGAAAGAGGAGGTTGATGATGGATATCTATGCCACTTCTTGCCATTTCACTCTTGAAGACCTCGATAAGAGGAATGGTACAAGCTGGGCTTCTGAACTATCACTAATTGCAGCACCAGTTAATAGCTTTTGTGCTGCTCACACCAAAAGGCCAGAGGTGTCACCAACTGATTCTACAAATAATGGAAATGGAGCAGTTTCTGCCGATCCAAATGGTGTAAAACTTAGGATTTTATCTAAATTCAAAGGTCAAAAATTGTCAAAGGAGAACTTTAAGTTGAGGAAGCATGCAAAAGAACCAAAGGAAAACAAGGATAAGCATTTTGCATCGAAACACTTGGAAAATAAGAAACTGAAGGCACAGAAACAGCAATTGATCTCATTGAATATGCTGCAGTCACAG ATTCAAGCTGCAGCCCAAGTAGATTGTGAGACAGAGAATCATCAGAAGAGTGATAAGTCTCCATCACATGTATCAGATTCAGGAGACCATGAAAAAAGAGCAGATATCCTGCAAAAAatgaacaaaaaggagaattgtAGTACCTTGGAGGATATGGAATCTATAACCAGCGAACTCCAGTCCATTAATGGAAACTTGACTGGTTCTCCAGGGACAGAGAGAGTTAATTTCCTGCATAATCCAGTTCATAGCATGGATGAAAGTAAGAGAGATTCCCCTGAACTACCTTCAAGTTCCAGATGGCCTTCTGAAGGTGCTAATTTGGCAAATGGTATTATCCTGAAATTGTCAAGATCATCAGGGAGCTTGATATGCTCATCAGTAATGAAATCAAAAGAGACTGACATGGCAACTTGGGAGGATTCTGATAGCAATTCGAACAGCAAAATGGTTCTTTCAAGGAGTTGCTGTTCATTGTTGAAGGATGAAACGAACACAACTTCGAAGAAGAATACTGTCGTAAGGAGTCGAGTTTGTTTGCAACCTAGGAAACTTGGAGCAATTGAGAAACCATTTATCTCTAAAAAGCTTCAAAAGCACAGGACTGAtatgaaaaaaggaaaaaactcaCCATCTAACAGTGCGGGTGTGTGTAGTCCTACTGTTAATATTCACCTTCTTAGAACAAGAGAGACAGGAACAATGGGATCTCATCAATCTTATACTCCAAGTAGTATTACAATGTTTGGAGGAGAGGACATGAATGATGTATCACCAAGCAGAAGAAATGATACAGAACATTTAAACATAGTGGAAGAGCAGAAAAGCAATACTTCGAATAATCTTTCTTCAGGAGCCGAATGTTCTGACACTGAAATCGAAACTTCTGACTCTGGAGATTATGCGACTAGAATTTCCATGATCAAAGCTGTTCCTGAAAACTCAGAAAAGGCTGAACTACCTTTCAGCACCAAGTCGGGTTCTCCTTCATGTGTAGAACATGCACAGACTACATCTGAAATTGAAGCCCATGCAGAACAATTGAAGCAAGCATTTGATGAGCAACAGAGGTTTTCTGGTGAAGGATCATCAATTGACATTGGAAACCAAGAGATCCAAGCCAAAAAAGATTGTTGCACAATTCAGCTTAAAGAATGTCAGGCTGAGACTCTTTCAGTTCAGGAGTCTAGTGGTTGTTTGACTGGTCATGGTGATGAGGGGCTTGAAATGCCTGAAAAGAATTCATCAATTGACTCTGTTAGAATGAAAGcaatttttttcaagaatttgtCCAGTGAAGGGGAACCATCTGGATCACCTGTGTCAACTGATTCGAAATCCCAAGTTTCAGATGTAGAACCATTGTCCATAGCTGTTAATACCCGAGAGAGTATACATTTAGCAACTCCATCTGCAGAAAGCATTGAAGCAACTCAAGATAGGAACTTGAAGAATTGGAAACAAGAAAACTCAAACATCAGACCACCACATCAGTCAGTTTCCGTGAAAAGTTCACTAGATTTTGCTGTCAAGATATCTTCACCTAGGCCATCACATCAATCACAGATTCATTCTGTTTCCAGTCCTATACTAAGGTTGATGGGCAAAAATTTGATGGTGGTGAACCATGAAGAGATTGTGCAACCTCAAACTACTGCATTGGATTGCACACAACAGGTGAATCATTGTGCTTCCAGCAACAATCACTTGAAGCATGAGATTTCTCCATATCAGCATAATCAGCTTTCGAGTGGATCTCCAGCCATTGGCTCAGGTTTACCAATGGGTGATCACCAGATGCCCCTAGATCTCCCTAGCACCTCAGTTGGTGGCTTTGCATGGGCTTCACTGCAAAATGGTTGTAGGGATCAACAAACTCAGCAGAGGAAATCGAGTAcaaagctcacctcatctcatcataCACTGGACAAGGTGATTGTGATCGATTGCTCACCCAAGCATGAGGCTGATCTAAAAGGCTGCCTATCAAATTCGACAAGCACTTTGCCTAATAGGCCATTGTCCTGCTATCCATTGCAACATCATATTAGAGATTACCCAAGAATCTAG
- the LOC135594739 gene encoding aspartyl protease family protein At5g10770-like produces the protein MLRVPPTTPSREDESDFSGSHHQWSEYLICYIETTLAAAAAPSEDASHSSCSSKFSGELHLLDGSGLRLTLHHPRSPCSPAPLPDLPFSTILSHDEARATYFAARLTKTVPRAASPLLQSAAVSVPLSPGNSIGVGNYVTRINLGTPGKSYSVVADTGSSLSWLQCSPCKVECHPQEGPLFNPSASATYRSVPCSASECDSLESATLNPAACTMSNVCVYEATYGDGSFSVGYLSKDTLSLGSGRRLADFVYGCGQDNEGLFGRSAGLIGLARDRLSMPSQLAPTLGYGFSYCLPTTASSGYLSFGSNNPGRFSYTPMVSSSLDDSLYFIRLTGITVGGRGLPVSASAYTSTPTIIDSGTVITRLPVDVYDALSSAVAAALRGYRRAPAYSILDTCFRGSLSRLAVPAVDMVFQGGATLRLAARNVMIDVDGSTTCLAFAPSGSVAIIGNKQQQTFSVVYDVGRSRIGFAAGGCG, from the exons ATGTTACGAGTTCCACCTACCACTCCTTCTCGAGAAGATGAAAGCGACTTCTCAGGCTCCCACCACCAATGGAGCGAGTACCTGATTTGCTATATAGAGACCACATTGG cagcagcagcagcaccctcGGAAGATGCTTCCCACAGCTCGTGCTCTTCCAAATtcagtg GTGAACTGCACCTCCTCGACGGCTCCGGTCTCCGCCTCACTCTGCACCACCCCAGGAGCCCCTGCTCCCCTGCCCCCCTCCCCGACCTCCCCTTCTCCACCATCCTCTCCCACGACGAGGCACGCGCCACATATTTCGCCGCCCGGCTGACCAAAACCGTACCACGAGCCGCGTCACCACTCCTCCAGTCGGCCGCCGTCTCCGTTCCTCTGTCCCCCGGAAACTCCATTGGCGTCGGCAACTACGTTACCCGCATCAACCTCGGCACTCCCGGCAAGTCCTACTCCGTCGTCGCCGACACCGGCTCCTCCCTCTCCTGGCTTCAGTGCTCCCCGTGCAAAGTCGAGTGCCACCCACAGGAAGGCCCTTTGTTCAACCCTAGCGCCTCCGCCACCTACAGATCCGTGCCCTGCTCCGCGTCGGAGTGCGACAGCCTCGAGTCCGCCACCCTCAATCCTGCCGCCTGCACCATGTCCAATGTCTGCGTCTACGAGGCCACCTACGGCGACGGCTCCTTCTCCGTCGGGTACCTGAGCAAGGACACGCTCTCTTTAGGCTCTGGCCGTCGGCTCGCTGACTTCGTCTACGGCTGCGGCCAGGACAACGAGGGCCTCTTCGGCCGCTCCGCCGGCCTCATCGGCCTCGCGCGCGACAGGCTCTCCATGCCGTCGCAGCTTGCGCCAACTCTAGGATACGGCTTCTCTTACTGCCTCCCCACCACGGCGTCCTCCGGGTACCTGTCGTTCGGCTCAAACAATCCGGGGCGGTTCTCCTACACGCCGATGGTGTCGAGCTCGTTGGACGACAGCCTCTACTTCATCAGGCTCACGGGCATCACGGTCGGCGGGCGAGGTCTGCCGGTGTCGGCGTCGGCCTACACCAGCACGCCGACGATCATCGACTCCGGGACGGTCATCACGCGGCTCCCGGTCGACGTGTACGACGCGCTGAGCAGCGCGGTCGCGGCGGCGCTGAGGGGGTACAGGCGGGCGCCGGCGTACTCGATACTGGACACCTGCTTCAGGGGGAGCCTGAGCAGGCTGGCGGTGCCGGCGGTGGACATGGTGTTCCAGGGGGGCGCGACGCTGAGGCTGGCGGCGAGGAACGTGATGATCGACGTGGATGGCTCCACGACCTGCCTGGCGTTCGCGCCGTCCGGTAGTGTGGCGATCATCGGCAACAAGCAGCAGCAGACCTTCAGTGTGGTGTACGATGTGGGCAGGTCGAGGATTGGGTTCGCTGCCGGTGGCTGTGGCTGA